One Microbacterium sp. zg-B96 genomic region harbors:
- a CDS encoding ABC transporter substrate-binding protein has translation MSKRHRNIVGIVALGSALALTLAGCARGGDGGGTDATDGGGEASPGITDSSISLGITTPLSGATAGPGTCTVAGITAYFGERNAAGGIEFGDGTTRTVEIEALDDAYDPQKAKANYDQLKDSVFAMTSGLGTPTNRAYLEAAIADEVPQVLVMTGDPIFSNTEESPWQLGFVPIYQNEGLAFGELLAASGEDHKVAILSQNDDFGAGYVEGFKEAVEGADNIEIVEELTYEATDTAVDGQLTELAASGADVFFNAMSITPLVISSLQKAQQLNWTPSWFLPSNTSSPVAILQPGGAEAFPGVYSVSFSKAPASPAFAEDEDVQTFLASLKEYADYQDMPAFPHCMWSYMVGATLEQAFMEMTEPTRENFMTALRSITDFQAPLMLEGTAVDTTVDGQPAVSSVVVQKYNGKGYDTVEAFG, from the coding sequence ATGAGCAAGAGACACCGGAACATCGTGGGCATCGTCGCCCTCGGCTCCGCGCTCGCGTTGACGCTCGCCGGCTGCGCCCGCGGCGGCGACGGCGGGGGAACGGATGCCACCGACGGCGGCGGGGAGGCGAGCCCCGGCATCACGGACAGCTCGATCTCGCTCGGCATCACCACCCCGCTCAGCGGTGCCACCGCCGGACCCGGCACCTGCACCGTCGCCGGAATCACCGCCTACTTCGGCGAGCGCAACGCCGCCGGCGGCATCGAGTTCGGCGACGGCACCACCCGCACCGTCGAGATCGAGGCGCTCGACGACGCGTATGACCCGCAGAAGGCCAAGGCCAACTACGACCAGCTCAAGGACAGCGTCTTCGCGATGACCTCGGGGCTGGGAACCCCGACCAACCGCGCCTATCTGGAGGCGGCAATCGCCGACGAGGTGCCGCAGGTGCTCGTCATGACGGGCGACCCGATCTTCAGCAACACCGAGGAAAGCCCGTGGCAGCTCGGTTTTGTGCCGATCTACCAGAACGAAGGGCTGGCGTTCGGTGAGCTGCTGGCGGCATCCGGCGAAGATCACAAGGTGGCGATCCTCTCGCAGAACGACGATTTCGGCGCGGGGTACGTCGAGGGCTTCAAGGAGGCCGTCGAGGGAGCGGACAACATCGAGATCGTCGAGGAGCTCACATACGAGGCGACCGACACGGCGGTGGACGGCCAGCTGACCGAGCTCGCGGCATCCGGCGCTGACGTGTTCTTCAACGCCATGTCGATCACGCCGCTGGTGATCTCGTCGCTGCAGAAGGCGCAGCAGCTGAACTGGACACCGAGCTGGTTCCTGCCGTCGAACACCTCCAGCCCGGTCGCGATCCTGCAGCCGGGTGGGGCGGAGGCGTTCCCCGGGGTGTACTCGGTGTCGTTCTCCAAGGCGCCCGCCAGCCCGGCATTCGCCGAGGACGAGGACGTGCAGACGTTCCTCGCGAGCCTCAAGGAGTACGCGGACTACCAGGACATGCCCGCGTTCCCGCACTGCATGTGGAGCTACATGGTCGGAGCGACGCTCGAGCAGGCGTTCATGGAGATGACCGAGCCGACGCGCGAGAACTTCATGACGGCGCTGCGCTCCATCACCGACTTCCAGGCGCCGCTCATGCTCGAGGGCACCGCGGTGGACACCACGGTGGACGGTCAGCCTGCCGTGTCGAGCGTGGTCGTCCAGAAGTACAACGGC